Proteins encoded by one window of Streptococcus sanguinis:
- a CDS encoding M protein trans-acting positive regulator PRD domain-containing protein yields the protein MRELLSKKSHRQLELLELLFKNKRWFHISELAELLNCTERSVKDDLSHVKSAFPQLIFHSSTNGIRIINTDDSDIEMVYHHFFKHSTHFSILEFIFFNEGYETESLCKEFYISSSSLYRIISHINKIIKKQYNFKISLNPARIIGDEIDIRYFFAQYFSEKYYFFEWPFTDFSVEPLCKLLALVYKETAFPVNFATQRMLKLLLVTNLYRIKFGHFLEVEKDSFNNQLLESFMQAEGIEDIVASFDSEYHISLNKEVIGQLFVSYFQKMFFIDENLFMSCAKTDSYVKNSYQLLSDLIDQIESKYNLKIDNNDNLIWHLHNTAHLHRQELSTEFILFDQKGNTIKNFQNIFPQFVSDIKKGIEHYLETLDIYSTPMKVNHLSYTLITHSKHLVLNLLQNQPKLKVLVMSNFDQYHARSVAETLSYYCSNNFELEVWNKLELSIDSLKESPYDIIISNFIIPPIENKRLIYSNNINTVALISLLNAMMFIRLDE from the coding sequence ATGCGAGAATTACTGTCTAAAAAGAGCCACAGGCAATTAGAACTATTAGAACTACTATTTAAAAACAAACGCTGGTTTCATATTTCTGAACTGGCTGAACTATTGAATTGTACAGAACGTTCAGTAAAAGATGATTTATCCCATGTCAAGTCTGCGTTTCCTCAATTGATTTTTCACTCGTCCACTAATGGTATACGTATCATTAATACCGATGATAGTGATATTGAGATGGTGTATCACCATTTTTTTAAGCATTCAACCCATTTTTCAATTTTAGAATTCATCTTCTTTAACGAAGGATATGAAACTGAGAGTCTTTGTAAAGAGTTTTATATAAGCTCTTCCTCACTCTATCGTATAATCAGTCATATTAACAAAATCATAAAAAAACAATATAATTTTAAAATTAGTCTCAATCCTGCTCGGATTATTGGAGATGAGATTGATATCCGTTATTTTTTTGCACAATATTTTTCGGAAAAATATTATTTTTTTGAATGGCCCTTTACAGATTTTTCAGTAGAACCTTTGTGTAAGCTGTTAGCACTGGTCTATAAAGAAACTGCATTTCCTGTCAATTTCGCAACTCAAAGAATGTTAAAATTGCTCCTGGTTACAAATTTATACCGAATAAAGTTTGGTCATTTCTTGGAAGTTGAGAAAGATTCTTTTAACAATCAATTGTTAGAATCTTTTATGCAGGCAGAAGGAATCGAAGACATTGTAGCGAGCTTTGATTCTGAATATCATATCTCTTTGAATAAAGAAGTGATAGGTCAACTATTTGTCTCCTATTTTCAAAAAATGTTTTTCATTGATGAAAATCTATTTATGAGCTGCGCAAAAACAGACAGCTATGTAAAAAATTCGTATCAATTATTAAGTGATTTAATTGATCAGATAGAAAGCAAATATAATCTAAAAATAGACAATAATGACAATCTTATTTGGCATTTGCATAATACAGCACATCTGCACCGTCAGGAACTATCTACAGAGTTTATTCTATTTGATCAAAAAGGGAATACAATCAAGAACTTTCAAAATATTTTCCCTCAATTTGTTTCAGATATTAAAAAAGGGATTGAACATTATCTAGAGACTTTGGATATCTATAGCACACCAATGAAAGTCAACCATCTATCCTATACTCTTATCACTCACAGCAAACATTTAGTGCTGAACCTTTTACAAAATCAGCCTAAATTAAAAGTTTTAGTCATGAGTAATTTTGATCAGTATCATGCAAGATCAGTAGCAGAGACACTTTCTTATTATTGCAGCAACAATTTTGAACTTGAAGTTTGGAATAAATTAGAATTATCAATCGATTCTTTAAAAGAATCACCTTACGATATCATCATTTCTAATTTTATTATTCCACCCATTGAGAACAAGAGACTGATCTATTCCAATAATATTAATACGGTCGCACTCATCTCCTTACTTAACGCAATGATGTTTATTCGTTTAGATGAGTGA
- a CDS encoding GlsB/YeaQ/YmgE family stress response membrane protein — protein sequence MLWSIIVGGLIGLIAGSITKKGGSMGVIANVVAGLVGSAVGQSLLGTWGPSLAGMALLPSIIGAVIVVAVVSFFVGKKA from the coding sequence ATGCTTTGGTCTATTATTGTTGGAGGTCTTATTGGTCTTATTGCTGGATCAATCACTAAAAAAGGCGGCTCAATGGGTGTTATTGCAAACGTTGTTGCAGGTTTAGTTGGTTCTGCTGTCGGTCAGTCACTTTTGGGAACTTGGGGTCCTAGTTTGGCTGGTATGGCCTTGCTTCCTTCTATCATTGGTGCAGTTATTGTAGTAGCTGTTGTATCATTTTTTGTAGGTAAAAAGGCATAA
- the amaP gene encoding alkaline shock response membrane anchor protein AmaP, which produces MSKSRKILSLIFCILILTILIPVLLDFHKVSGLGLQLFSWKLFTWKQIPFVGYYLSRYVFWGTVVLASLILLLMLVIAFYPKRRLEIQLADADGKLMLKNSAIEGFVRSLLTEHGLIKDPTVSVNSRKNKCMVSVKGAIVPSENIIKRSQLIQEEIASGLTEFFGINHNVKLKISVSDFKPKEAAKKTTSRVK; this is translated from the coding sequence ATGTCAAAATCAAGAAAAATACTTTCCCTTATTTTCTGTATTTTAATCTTGACAATTTTGATTCCTGTTTTGCTAGACTTTCATAAAGTCAGCGGTCTGGGGCTCCAGTTATTTAGCTGGAAGTTATTCACTTGGAAGCAGATTCCTTTTGTGGGCTACTATCTTTCTAGGTATGTTTTCTGGGGCACTGTGGTTTTAGCAAGCTTAATCTTACTACTGATGTTAGTGATAGCTTTTTATCCTAAGAGACGTTTGGAAATTCAGCTAGCTGATGCGGATGGGAAACTGATGCTGAAAAATTCAGCAATTGAAGGTTTTGTTCGTAGTCTGTTAACAGAACACGGTTTAATTAAAGATCCTACAGTTTCAGTAAATAGCCGTAAAAACAAATGCATGGTTTCCGTTAAAGGCGCAATCGTTCCTTCGGAAAACATCATCAAGAGAAGTCAGTTGATTCAAGAAGAAATTGCGTCTGGATTGACAGAATTCTTCGGAATCAATCATAATGTCAAGCTTAAAATCTCTGTCTCAGACTTCAAGCCAAAAGAAGCGGCTAAAAAAACTACTAGTCGTGTAAAGTAA
- a CDS encoding DUF2273 domain-containing protein, with amino-acid sequence MEWFKKYQYPILSGLAGIILACFILSFGFFKTLFVLICATLGAGIGYYIQKNNIFK; translated from the coding sequence ATGGAATGGTTTAAAAAATATCAATATCCAATCTTGTCTGGATTAGCAGGCATTATTCTAGCGTGTTTTATCCTATCCTTTGGCTTCTTTAAGACTCTATTTGTCTTGATTTGCGCTACTCTAGGGGCAGGAATTGGATATTATATTCAAAAAAATAATATATTTAAATAA
- a CDS encoding Asp23/Gls24 family envelope stress response protein, with protein sequence MSNKDVKDVAKKEVAQEVHEVKGELTYDDKVIQKIIGLSLEKVSGLLAVDGGFFSNIKDKLVNSDNVTHGVNVEVGKEQVAVDLNVVAEYQKNVPALYKEIKKVVAEEVSKMTDLEVVEVNVNVVDIKTKEQHEADSVSLQDRVTDVAESTGEFASEQFEKAKSGISGGFSAVQEKVGDGVEAVKDAASSEKARVR encoded by the coding sequence ATGTCAAATAAAGATGTTAAAGATGTTGCTAAAAAAGAAGTTGCTCAAGAAGTTCACGAAGTAAAAGGTGAATTAACTTATGATGATAAGGTCATTCAAAAAATTATCGGTCTCTCTTTAGAGAAAGTTTCAGGTTTGCTGGCTGTTGACGGTGGCTTCTTCTCTAACATAAAAGATAAATTGGTCAACTCTGACAATGTCACTCATGGTGTCAATGTTGAAGTTGGTAAAGAACAAGTAGCTGTTGACCTGAATGTGGTTGCAGAATATCAAAAGAATGTTCCAGCTTTATACAAAGAAATCAAGAAAGTCGTTGCAGAAGAAGTTTCTAAGATGACTGATTTGGAAGTTGTTGAAGTAAATGTCAATGTTGTTGATATTAAAACGAAAGAACAACACGAAGCGGATTCAGTAAGCCTTCAAGACCGAGTGACAGATGTTGCTGAATCAACAGGTGAATTTGCTTCAGAGCAATTCGAAAAAGCAAAATCTGGCATTAGCGGCGGTTTCTCAGCTGTTCAAGAAAAAGTTGGCGATGGTGTAGAGGCTGTTAAAGACGCTGCATCAAGTGAAAAAGCTCGCGTTCGTTAA
- a CDS encoding CsbD family protein gives MSTEEKFNQAKGSVKEGLGKLTGDKKTEKEGAAEKVVSKVKEVAEDAKDAVEGAIEGVKNMVKKDDK, from the coding sequence ATGTCTACAGAAGAAAAATTCAACCAAGCTAAAGGTTCTGTTAAAGAAGGCCTTGGCAAATTAACTGGTGATAAAAAAACAGAAAAAGAAGGAGCTGCTGAAAAAGTAGTTTCTAAAGTTAAAGAAGTTGCAGAAGATGCCAAAGATGCTGTTGAAGGCGCCATCGAAGGCGTTAAAAATATGGTTAAAAAAGACGATAAATAA
- a CDS encoding ribonuclease J, whose amino-acid sequence MSKSNVKLIALGGVRENGKNLYVAEVDDSIFVLDVGLKYPENEQLGVDYVVPNMDYLFENKERIAGVFLTHGHADAIGALPNLLADAKVPVFGSELTIELAKLFVKNNDAVKKFNDFHVIDENTEIEFGKTVVSFFRTTHSIPESLGIVIKTRKGSIVYTGDFKFDQSASPSYATDFGRLAEIGREGVLALLSDSANADSTVQVASESEVSKEIEDTIADWDGRVIVAAVASNLSRIQQVFDAAAETGRRVVLTGFDVENIVRTAIRLKKLSLVDERLLIKPKEMSKFEDHELIILETGRMGEPINGLRKMSIGRHRYVEIKEGDLIYIVTTPSIAKEAVVARVENMIYQAGGIVKLITQNLRVSGHANARDLQLMINLLQPKYLFPIQGEYRGLDAHAKAAMEVGMLPENIFIPKRGSIMEYDHGDFVPAGAVSAGDVMIDGNAIGDVGNIVLRDRKVLSEDGIFIVALTVNRKEKKIISKAKVHTRGFVYVKKSRDILRESSDIINKTVEDYLAQDSFDWGELKGAVRDSLAKYLFDQTKRRPAILPVVMEVR is encoded by the coding sequence ATGAGCAAGAGCAATGTTAAACTGATTGCTTTGGGCGGCGTACGTGAAAATGGTAAAAATCTCTACGTTGCTGAAGTGGATGATTCCATTTTTGTATTGGATGTTGGGCTGAAGTACCCAGAAAATGAGCAGTTGGGTGTGGATTATGTCGTTCCCAACATGGATTATTTGTTTGAAAACAAGGAGCGGATTGCGGGTGTCTTTCTGACACACGGGCACGCGGATGCGATTGGTGCTCTGCCTAATCTTTTGGCAGATGCTAAGGTGCCGGTTTTCGGATCAGAGTTGACGATTGAGCTGGCCAAGCTTTTTGTCAAAAACAACGATGCGGTTAAGAAGTTCAATGATTTCCATGTGATTGATGAAAATACCGAGATTGAATTTGGTAAAACCGTGGTTTCCTTCTTCCGGACGACTCACTCGATTCCTGAGAGTTTGGGAATTGTCATCAAGACCAGAAAAGGCAGTATTGTTTATACAGGTGATTTCAAGTTTGACCAGTCTGCCAGCCCATCCTATGCGACAGACTTTGGCCGTCTGGCTGAGATTGGCCGCGAGGGTGTTCTGGCCTTGCTCAGTGATTCAGCCAATGCCGACAGCACTGTTCAGGTGGCTAGTGAGAGCGAGGTCAGCAAGGAAATCGAAGATACGATTGCTGACTGGGATGGCCGTGTGATTGTTGCAGCGGTTGCCAGCAACCTGTCTCGTATCCAGCAGGTCTTTGATGCAGCTGCAGAGACTGGCCGCCGAGTGGTTTTGACAGGCTTTGATGTTGAAAACATCGTTCGTACGGCTATCCGCCTCAAGAAGCTGTCCTTGGTGGATGAACGCCTCTTGATCAAGCCCAAGGAAATGTCTAAGTTTGAAGACCATGAGCTGATTATTTTGGAGACTGGCCGGATGGGTGAGCCTATCAATGGCCTGCGCAAGATGTCGATCGGACGTCACCGCTATGTGGAAATCAAGGAAGGCGATTTGATTTACATCGTAACGACACCGTCTATTGCCAAGGAAGCGGTCGTGGCTCGCGTGGAAAATATGATTTATCAGGCGGGTGGCATTGTCAAGTTGATTACCCAAAACCTGCGGGTTTCGGGTCACGCAAATGCGCGTGATTTGCAGCTCATGATTAACCTGCTGCAGCCTAAGTACCTCTTCCCTATTCAGGGTGAGTACCGCGGACTGGATGCTCATGCCAAGGCTGCCATGGAAGTTGGCATGCTGCCGGAAAATATCTTCATTCCTAAGCGGGGCAGCATCATGGAATACGACCATGGTGATTTTGTGCCTGCTGGTGCAGTATCAGCTGGAGATGTCATGATTGATGGAAATGCGATTGGCGATGTGGGTAATATCGTCCTGCGCGACCGCAAGGTCTTGTCTGAAGATGGTATTTTCATCGTGGCACTCACAGTTAACCGTAAGGAAAAGAAAATCATTTCCAAGGCTAAAGTACACACCCGTGGATTTGTCTATGTCAAGAAGAGCAGAGATATTTTGCGTGAAAGCTCTGACATTATCAATAAAACCGTGGAAGACTATCTGGCGCAGGATAGCTTTGACTGGGGTGAGCTGAAGGGTGCTGTCCGTGACAGTCTGGCCAAATATCTCTTTGACCAAACCAAGCGTCGCCCAGCTATTTTGCCGGTTGTTATGGAAGTGCGGTAA
- a CDS encoding alpha/beta hydrolase yields the protein MAVMKIEYYSEALEMEWGVNVLYPDAARVDKPDDKDIPVLYLLHGMNGNHNSWLKRSNIERLVRSTNLIVVMPNTSNGWYTDTQYGFNYYEAIAEELPRVLKRFFPNMSDKREKNFIAGLSMGGYGAFKLALKSNRFSYAASLSGALSFLDARPDNAEMATPAYWRGVFGDYKDWTSSPHSLESIAKQSDKKTKLWAWCGEEDFLYKANQKAVKNLQDLGLEITYSHSPGKHEWYYWEKQLENVLAWLPIDFQLEERLS from the coding sequence ATGGCAGTGATGAAAATAGAGTATTATTCTGAGGCTTTGGAGATGGAATGGGGTGTCAATGTTCTCTATCCGGATGCAGCACGCGTGGACAAGCCGGATGATAAGGATATTCCTGTTTTGTACCTGCTTCACGGTATGAACGGGAATCACAATAGCTGGCTCAAGCGCTCAAATATTGAGCGTCTGGTTCGCTCGACCAACTTGATTGTTGTCATGCCTAATACCAGCAATGGCTGGTACACCGATACTCAGTATGGTTTTAACTATTACGAAGCCATCGCTGAGGAGCTACCTCGGGTGCTCAAGCGCTTTTTCCCAAATATGTCAGATAAGCGGGAGAAGAATTTTATCGCTGGTCTTTCCATGGGCGGATATGGAGCCTTTAAGCTGGCTCTCAAGTCTAACCGCTTTTCATACGCGGCTAGTCTTTCAGGCGCTTTGAGTTTTCTTGATGCTCGTCCAGATAATGCTGAAATGGCAACGCCAGCCTATTGGCGAGGAGTTTTTGGAGACTATAAGGACTGGACCAGCAGCCCCCATTCGCTGGAGAGTATAGCCAAGCAATCTGATAAAAAAACCAAGCTTTGGGCTTGGTGTGGCGAAGAAGATTTTCTCTACAAGGCCAATCAGAAGGCAGTGAAAAACCTGCAAGACTTAGGTTTGGAGATTACTTACAGCCACAGTCCAGGTAAGCATGAGTGGTATTACTGGGAAAAGCAGCTGGAGAATGTGCTGGCCTGGCTTCCTATCGACTTCCAGCTGGAAGAGCGCCTGTCGTAA
- the gltX gene encoding glutamate--tRNA ligase — protein sequence MTKAIRVRYAPSPTGLLHIGNARTALFNYLYARHYGGTFIIRIEDTDRKRHVEDGERSQLENLRWLGIDWDESPETHENYRQSERLDIYQKYVNELLDKGLAYKSYVTEEELAAERERQEAAGETPRYINEFLGMSEEEKAAYIAEREAAGIIPTVRLVVNEAGIYKWTDMVKGEIEFEGGNIGGDWVIQKKDGYPTYNFAVVIDDHLMEISHVIRGDDHIANTPKQLMVYEALGWEAPEFGHMTLIINSETGKKLSKRDTNTLQFIEDYRKKGYLPEAVFNFIALLGWNPGGEHEIFSRQELIELFDEKRLSKSPAAFDQKKLDWMNNEYIKNADFDTIFALAKPYLEEAGRLTDKAEKLVELYKPQMKSVDEIVPLTDLFFADFPELTNAEHEVMAGETVPTVLTAFKEKLEAMSDADFVTENIFPQIKAVQKETGIKGKNLFMPIRIAVSGEMHGPELPDTIYLLGREKSIQHIENMLNQIQ from the coding sequence TTGACAAAAGCGATTCGAGTGCGTTATGCACCAAGTCCGACTGGACTTTTACACATCGGAAATGCGCGGACTGCGCTCTTTAACTATCTCTATGCTCGTCACTATGGTGGAACATTCATTATCCGTATCGAGGATACAGACCGCAAGCGCCATGTAGAAGACGGAGAACGCTCACAGCTTGAAAACTTACGCTGGCTGGGTATTGACTGGGATGAGAGTCCTGAGACTCACGAAAACTACCGTCAGTCTGAGCGCTTGGATATTTACCAAAAATACGTTAATGAACTCTTGGACAAGGGCTTGGCTTACAAGTCCTATGTAACTGAGGAAGAATTAGCGGCTGAACGCGAACGTCAGGAAGCGGCTGGCGAAACACCGCGTTATATCAATGAGTTTCTAGGTATGTCTGAGGAAGAAAAGGCAGCCTATATTGCTGAGCGCGAAGCAGCGGGGATCATTCCGACGGTTCGTCTGGTTGTCAATGAGGCTGGTATCTATAAGTGGACGGACATGGTCAAGGGCGAAATTGAGTTTGAAGGTGGCAATATCGGTGGTGACTGGGTTATCCAGAAGAAAGACGGCTACCCAACTTATAACTTTGCTGTGGTTATTGATGACCATTTGATGGAAATTTCACACGTTATTCGTGGAGACGATCATATTGCTAACACACCTAAACAGCTCATGGTTTATGAAGCTTTAGGCTGGGAAGCTCCAGAATTTGGCCACATGACCCTGATTATTAACTCTGAAACAGGTAAGAAGCTGTCCAAGCGCGATACCAATACCTTGCAATTTATCGAGGATTATCGCAAGAAGGGCTACCTGCCAGAAGCCGTCTTTAACTTTATTGCACTGCTGGGCTGGAATCCTGGCGGCGAGCATGAGATTTTCTCTCGTCAAGAATTGATCGAGCTTTTTGATGAAAAACGTCTCAGTAAGTCCCCAGCTGCTTTTGACCAGAAGAAGCTGGACTGGATGAACAACGAATACATCAAGAATGCAGATTTTGACACAATCTTCGCTCTGGCTAAGCCGTACTTGGAAGAAGCAGGTCGTTTGACAGATAAGGCAGAAAAGCTTGTAGAGCTCTACAAACCACAAATGAAGTCTGTAGATGAAATCGTGCCGCTGACAGACCTCTTCTTTGCGGACTTCCCAGAGTTGACAAATGCGGAGCATGAGGTCATGGCTGGTGAAACGGTACCGACTGTGTTGACAGCTTTCAAGGAAAAGCTAGAAGCTATGTCGGATGCAGATTTTGTGACAGAAAACATCTTCCCGCAAATCAAGGCTGTCCAAAAAGAGACAGGGATCAAGGGTAAAAACCTCTTCATGCCTATTCGGATTGCCGTTTCGGGTGAAATGCATGGACCAGAACTGCCAGATACGATTTACCTGCTAGGCCGTGAAAAATCTATCCAGCATATCGAAAACATGCTGAATCAAATTCAATAA
- a CDS encoding DUF6287 domain-containing protein — protein MKKWIIILIGGLLALLVLVTCNQKKEQMTPASNNSKVSSPSSASSKKSERESNSSELSGDADSQETSDTGSKQNSETEAEKSAKEASKGEKETAPTSSLDMKAIASGDFSSMIGTWQDAKGNSYTFDESGIESDVAKLETGDYSGPDENGIYRAGIRWKNQTGAAFLIIPAGKSLPAGETVNGTDPTDTSQDRFIITQSVSEHPDVFYRVK, from the coding sequence ATGAAAAAATGGATCATCATCTTGATTGGAGGATTACTAGCCTTACTCGTGCTAGTAACCTGTAATCAAAAGAAAGAGCAAATGACTCCAGCTTCCAACAATTCTAAAGTAAGTTCGCCTAGCTCTGCATCTTCTAAAAAGTCTGAAAGAGAGAGCAATTCGAGCGAACTTTCTGGCGACGCAGATAGTCAGGAAACTTCTGATACAGGCTCTAAGCAGAATTCGGAAACTGAAGCTGAAAAGTCTGCCAAGGAAGCTAGCAAAGGAGAGAAAGAGACGGCACCAACTTCTAGTTTGGATATGAAGGCTATTGCTTCTGGAGATTTTTCCAGCATGATTGGTACTTGGCAGGATGCCAAAGGGAACAGTTATACTTTCGATGAGTCTGGTATCGAGTCAGATGTTGCCAAGCTTGAGACAGGAGATTACTCTGGGCCAGATGAAAATGGGATTTACCGAGCAGGGATTCGTTGGAAAAACCAAACCGGTGCTGCCTTTCTTATCATTCCAGCAGGAAAGAGTTTGCCAGCCGGGGAGACTGTCAATGGGACAGATCCGACTGATACCAGTCAAGATCGTTTCATCATCACCCAGAGCGTTTCCGAACATCCCGATGTTTTTTACCGCGTAAAATAA
- a CDS encoding argininosuccinate synthase: protein MVKEKVILAYSGGLDTSVAITWLNKDYDVIAVCMDVGEGNDLDFIHDKALKVGAIESHVIDVKDEFAEDYVLVALQGHTFYERKYPLVSALSRPLISKKLVEIAHKTGATTIAHGCTGKGNDQVRFEVAIASLDPKLKVIAPVREWKWSREEEINYAKANGVPIPADLDSPYSVDQNLWGRANECGVLENPWNEAPEDAYDLTVAPEAAPDSPVYVNIDFEAGVPVALDGKKMKLADLILELNDLAGQHGVGRIDHVENRLVGIKSREIYECPGAVTLLAAHKEIEDLTLVRELAHFKPIIENELSNLIYNGLWFNPATEALIAYLKSTQQVVNGTAKVKLYKGSATVVARKSDNSLYDESLATYTSADTFDQDAAIGFIKLWGLPSKVHAEVQAHKDE from the coding sequence ATGGTTAAAGAGAAAGTCATTTTAGCATATTCCGGTGGCTTGGACACTTCGGTGGCCATTACTTGGCTGAACAAGGATTATGATGTGATCGCGGTCTGTATGGACGTAGGTGAAGGAAATGATTTGGATTTCATTCATGACAAGGCGCTGAAAGTAGGCGCTATCGAATCACATGTTATTGATGTTAAAGACGAGTTTGCGGAAGACTACGTCTTGGTTGCTCTGCAAGGACACACCTTCTACGAACGAAAATATCCTCTAGTGTCCGCTCTGAGCCGACCTTTGATTTCTAAGAAATTGGTTGAAATTGCCCACAAGACGGGGGCGACAACCATTGCCCATGGCTGTACCGGAAAAGGAAACGATCAGGTACGTTTTGAAGTCGCTATCGCCTCCTTAGATCCCAAGCTCAAGGTGATTGCTCCGGTTCGGGAGTGGAAATGGTCTCGGGAAGAAGAGATTAATTACGCTAAAGCTAATGGTGTGCCAATTCCAGCAGATCTGGACAGCCCCTACTCAGTTGATCAAAACCTTTGGGGGCGGGCCAATGAGTGCGGAGTATTAGAAAATCCTTGGAATGAAGCACCTGAAGACGCCTATGATTTGACGGTTGCACCAGAAGCAGCGCCAGACAGTCCAGTCTATGTAAATATTGATTTTGAGGCTGGCGTGCCAGTTGCTTTAGACGGTAAAAAGATGAAGTTGGCGGACTTGATTCTTGAGCTGAATGACTTGGCAGGACAACACGGTGTTGGGCGGATTGACCATGTGGAAAATCGTCTGGTTGGGATTAAGTCTCGGGAAATCTATGAATGCCCTGGGGCGGTGACTCTCTTGGCTGCCCACAAGGAAATCGAGGATCTGACTCTAGTCAGAGAATTGGCTCATTTCAAGCCGATTATCGAAAATGAGCTGTCTAATCTCATCTATAATGGTCTCTGGTTTAATCCAGCGACAGAAGCCTTGATTGCCTATCTCAAGTCCACCCAGCAGGTGGTCAATGGCACAGCTAAGGTGAAGCTTTATAAGGGGTCTGCGACAGTCGTAGCACGTAAGTCTGACAATTCTCTCTACGACGAAAGTCTGGCTACCTATACCAGTGCAGATACTTTTGATCAGGATGCCGCGATTGGCTTTATCAAGCTGTGGGGGCTTCCATCTAAGGTTCACGCAGAGGTTCAGGCTCACAAGGACGAATAG
- the argH gene encoding argininosuccinate lyase, whose product MVNHKLWGGRFEASLEGWVEEFGASIGFDYRLAPYDLQGSLAHVKMLGQAGIIAPEEAAAIQVGLEKLLARYEAGELEFDVRNEDIHMNMEALLTEEIGPVAGKLHTARSRNDQVATDMHLYLKDQLGQIADKLLNLRQVLLDLAEEHVETIMPGYTHLQHAQPISFAHHLLAYYQMFSRDSQRFAFNLEHTDLSPLGAAALAGTTFPIDRELTADLLGFKGIYHNSLDAVSDRDFILEFLSNSSILIMHLSRLCEELINWCSYEYGFVSLSDTFSTGSSIMPQKKNPDMAELIRGKSGRVYGHLFSLLTVMKSLPLAYNKDLQEDKEGMFDTVDTIQKSLDIMAGMLSSMTVNKEKMLVSTQQDFSNATELADYLAKKGLPFREAHEIVGKLVLECSKAGYYLQDIPLSRYQEVSSLIEEDIYQALESQTAVQKRNSLGGTGFAQIRQELERAKKQLEKK is encoded by the coding sequence ATGGTGAATCATAAACTGTGGGGCGGACGTTTTGAAGCCTCTCTGGAGGGATGGGTAGAAGAGTTTGGCGCTAGCATTGGCTTTGACTATCGTCTGGCTCCTTATGATCTGCAGGGCAGCCTAGCCCATGTCAAAATGCTGGGGCAGGCAGGAATCATTGCTCCAGAGGAAGCAGCTGCTATTCAGGTAGGCCTAGAAAAGCTGTTAGCACGTTATGAGGCTGGAGAGCTTGAGTTTGATGTGCGTAATGAAGATATTCATATGAATATGGAGGCTCTTCTGACCGAGGAGATTGGGCCAGTGGCTGGCAAGCTTCATACGGCTCGCTCCCGTAATGACCAGGTGGCGACAGATATGCACCTCTATCTCAAGGATCAGCTCGGTCAGATTGCGGATAAACTCTTGAATCTGCGTCAGGTTCTATTGGACTTGGCAGAGGAGCATGTAGAGACCATCATGCCAGGCTATACCCATCTGCAGCATGCCCAACCGATTAGCTTTGCTCATCATCTGCTGGCCTATTATCAGATGTTCAGCCGAGATAGTCAGCGCTTTGCTTTTAATCTAGAGCATACAGATTTGTCTCCTTTAGGAGCAGCGGCTCTGGCGGGGACAACGTTTCCAATTGACAGGGAGCTGACGGCTGATTTATTGGGCTTCAAAGGCATTTACCACAATTCTTTGGATGCGGTCAGTGATCGAGATTTTATCCTGGAGTTTCTATCTAACAGCAGTATTCTCATCATGCATCTGTCTCGTCTCTGTGAGGAGCTGATTAATTGGTGCAGCTATGAATACGGCTTTGTCAGTCTGTCAGACACCTTTAGTACAGGATCATCCATTATGCCGCAAAAGAAAAATCCGGACATGGCGGAGCTGATTCGGGGTAAGAGCGGCCGGGTCTATGGCCATCTCTTCAGTCTTCTGACGGTTATGAAATCCCTGCCCTTGGCCTATAATAAGGACCTGCAGGAAGACAAGGAAGGCATGTTCGATACAGTAGATACTATCCAAAAATCGCTGGATATTATGGCGGGTATGCTGTCTAGTATGACAGTCAATAAGGAAAAAATGCTGGTTTCAACCCAGCAAGACTTCTCCAATGCGACAGAATTGGCTGACTATCTGGCCAAGAAAGGACTGCCTTTCCGGGAAGCCCATGAGATTGTCGGAAAGTTGGTGCTGGAATGCAGCAAGGCAGGCTATTATCTACAGGATATTCCGCTGAGCCGCTATCAAGAAGTGTCATCACTGATTGAGGAAGATATTTATCAAGCGCTCGAATCACAAACGGCTGTACAAAAGCGGAATTCCCTTGGCGGGACAGGATTTGCACAGATTCGTCAGGAGTTGGAAAGAGCTAAGAAACAGCTGGAAAAGAAATAA